The Vicinamibacterales bacterium genomic interval GAGATCGCGAGGGCGCGGCGCGTGCCCTTGATCCGGACGACGCCCGCGCTCATGCCGGCCGCCGCGATGGTGTTGGTGCGCACCATGGTGTCGTACTGCCGGTAGACCCAGCGCTTGCTGGCGATCGACGGCGCGGCGAGCAGCCGCAGCAGCGCGTCGCCGGCCGGCACTGCCGGCAGCGTCCGCAGGTCGAACGCCCGCGCCTCGTCGAGGTAGGCCGGCCGGGCGCGCGGCCGATCGTAGAGCGGCGCCTCGTCGACCAGCGCGGTGTTGGGAATCTCGGCGACCACCTGGCCGTGCGCCTTCACGCGCATCACGCCGTCGGTCGTGACTTCGCCGATGTGCGCGGCGTGCAGGTCCCACTTCTCGAAAATCCGCTCGACCTCCGCCTCGCGCCCCTGCTTGACGACGAGCAGCATGCGCTCCTGGGATTCGGAGAGCATGATTTCGTAGGGGGTCATCCCGGTTTCGCGCTGCGGCACGTGCATCACGTCGATCTCGATGCCGGCGCCGCCGCGCGATCCCATCTCGCACGTGGAACAGGTCAGTCCGGCCGCGCCCATGTCCTGCACGCCAATCAGCGCGTCGGTGGCCATCAGCTCGAGACACGCCTCGAGCAGCAGCTTCTCCATGAACGGATCGCCGACCTGCACCGCCGGACGCTTCTCGGCAGACTTGTCGTCGAACTCGGCCGAGGCCATCGTCGCGCCGTGGATGCCGTCGCGGCCCGTCTTGGCGCCGACGTAGTAAACCGGGTTTCCCGATCCGGAGGCCTTCCCCTTGACCAGCGCGTCGGCCTCGACGATGCCCAGGCAGAAGACGTTGACCAGCGGGTTGCCGTCGTAGCAGGGCTCGAAGGCGACCTCGCCGCCGACCGTCGGAATGCCGATGCTGTTGCCATAGCCGCCGATGCCGCGGACGACGCCGTCGACGATGCGGCGGGTGCGCGCGCCGTTCGGGCCGTCGAGCGGCCCGAAGCGGAGCGCGTTGAGCAGCGCAATGGGCCGCGCGCCCATCGTGAAGATGTCGCGGATGATGCCGCCGACGCCGGTCGCCGCCCCCTGGTAGGGCTCGATGAACGACGGATGATTGTGCGATTCGATCTTGAAGACGGCCGCCAGCCCGTCGCCGATGTCCACGGCGCCGGCGTTCTCACCGGGACCCTGCAGCACCCGCGGGCCCTCGGTCGGCAGCTTCTTCAGGTGCAGGCGCGAACTCTTGTAGCTGCAGTGCTCGGACCACATCACCGAGAAGATGCCGAGTTCGGTGAGGGTCGGCTCGCGATCGAGCGCCTTGACGATGCGGTCGTATTCGTCCGCCTTGAGACCGTGCCGCTCCAAGAGCTCACTGGGGGGCTTCGCCCCGCCAGTCCCCCCGGCGCGCTCGCTCGCGGCGGCCACTGGCCCCGCTCCGTTCGCGTGGCCTTCTCGCTGTCGCTCGTTCGCGTTCATCGGGTCGGCACCGCGCCTTCCTGCACGAGCGCGCTGACGACCGACTCGAACAGCAGCAGCCCGTCCGCGCTGCCGAGCGACGCCTCGCAGGCGCGCTCCGGATGCGGCATCAGGCCGACCACGTTGCGCCCCTCGTTGCAGATGCCGGCGATGTTGTGCGCCGAGCCGTTGATGTTGGCGGCGTCGACGGCCTCGCCGCGCTCGTCGCAATAGCGGAAGACGACGCGGCCGCTGTCCTCGAGCTGACGCAGCAGCTCGGGCGGCGCGAAGTAGTTGCCCTCGCCGTGCGCCACCGGCATGCGCAGCACCTGCCGCTCGCGGGCCCGCGCGGTGAACGGCGTGTCGGTGCGCTCGACGCGGATGCCGACCTGCTCGCAGTGGAAGCGCAGGTCGCGGTTGCGCAGCATCGCGCCGGGCAGCAGCCCCGACTCGAGCAGGACCTGAAAGCCGTTGCAGATGCCGAGCACCGGTCCGCCGCGCCCGGCGAAATCGACGACCGCCGGCATGATCGGCGAAAACCGCGCGATCGCGCCGGTGCGCAGGTAGTCGCCGTGCGCGAAACCGCCCGGCAGGATCACGACGTCGGCTCCCGCGAGGCTCGTCTCCTTGTGCCAGATGCACACCGCATCCTGGCCGAGGACGTCCTTGGCGGCGTGGTAGCTGTCGTGATCGCAGTTGGATCCCGGGAACACGACGATGGCGAAGGTGAGGCTCACCGCGGCCAGCTCCCGGCTTGCGGCGTCGGGCTAGAGGATTTCGACACGATAGCTCTCGATGACCGGGTTGGCGAGCAGCTTGTCGGCGACTTCGGCCGCGAGGGACTTCGCCTGGTCGGCGGACGCGGCGTTCAGGTCGAGCTCGAAGAACTTTCCCTGGCGGACGTCGCCGACGGTCGTATAACCGAGCGAGTGCAGCGCGTCGGCGATCGTCTGCCCCTGCGGATCGAAGACCGACGGCTTCAGCGTGACGTAGACGCGCGCTTTCATGTCGTGACTGCGGCTCCGGCAAAGACGCGATCGATGATCGCGTCGACGTTTCGCAACTGATCGTGGAGGTCGAACGCCTTGTCGATGTCGGCCGGGGTCAGCGTCCTGGTGACGTCGGCGTCGGCCAGCAGCAGCGACTTGAAGTCGCGCTGCTCGTGGAAGGCGCGCATGGCGTTGCGCTGCACCCACTCGTAGGCCTGTTCGCGCGACAGGCCGCGGCGCGCCAGCTCGAGCAGCAGGGTGCCGGAGAACACCACGCCGCGCGACCGCTGCAGGTTCTCGAGCATGCGCTCGGGATAGACCACCATGCCGCCGACGATCCGGGTGAAGCGGCGCAGCATGTGATCGAGCGCGATGAAGCTGTCGGGCAGGATCACCCGCTCCACCGAGGAATGCGAGATGTCCCGCTCGTGCCAGAGCGCGATGTTCTCCATCGCCGCCATCGCGTTGGCGCGCAGCAGCCGCGCCAACCCGACGATCTGCTCGCAGCCGATCGGGTTGCGCTTGTGCGGCATCGCCGACGAGCCCTTCTGCCCCTTCCCGAACGGCTCCTCGACTTCCCCGATCTCGGTCTTCTGCAGTCCGCGGATCTCGAGCGCGCAGGTCTCCAGCGTGGCGCCGAGGATCGCCATCGCCGACAGGAGCTCGGCGTGGCGGTCGCGCTGGATGACCTGCGACGAGACCGGCGCCGCCTGCAACCCGAGGCGCGCACAGGCGCGCGCCTCGATGGCGGGATCGAGGTGGGCGAAGGTGCCGACCGCGCCGGACATCTTGCCGACCGACACTGTCTCGCGCGCGCGCAGCAACCGGTCGAGGTCGCGCTG includes:
- the purL gene encoding phosphoribosylformylglycinamidine synthase subunit PurL, which encodes MERHGLKADEYDRIVKALDREPTLTELGIFSVMWSEHCSYKSSRLHLKKLPTEGPRVLQGPGENAGAVDIGDGLAAVFKIESHNHPSFIEPYQGAATGVGGIIRDIFTMGARPIALLNALRFGPLDGPNGARTRRIVDGVVRGIGGYGNSIGIPTVGGEVAFEPCYDGNPLVNVFCLGIVEADALVKGKASGSGNPVYYVGAKTGRDGIHGATMASAEFDDKSAEKRPAVQVGDPFMEKLLLEACLELMATDALIGVQDMGAAGLTCSTCEMGSRGGAGIEIDVMHVPQRETGMTPYEIMLSESQERMLLVVKQGREAEVERIFEKWDLHAAHIGEVTTDGVMRVKAHGQVVAEIPNTALVDEAPLYDRPRARPAYLDEARAFDLRTLPAVPAGDALLRLLAAPSIASKRWVYRQYDTMVRTNTIAAAGMSAGVVRIKGTRRALAISTDGNGRYGYLDPRLGAMLAVAEAARNVACAGGVPIGATNCLNFGNPERPEIMWQLVEAIEGIADACRGLDIPITGGNVSLYNETDGQAIYPTPVIGVVGLIDDASRVTSRVFKGAGDAVILLGEDRGELGGSEYLKTIHGLVRGSTPQLDLGREAALIRLVTSAIGDGLVRSAHDVSDGGIAVTLAECCFDTGGLGVTVDVPSCPSLPSLFAFFSESASRIVLSVEASKEQDVLARAAAAGVPARRIGTTGGDRLRVTVDGAAAIDVAVSEAEHLWSTAIEQYFKRTAA
- the purQ gene encoding phosphoribosylformylglycinamidine synthase subunit PurQ; its protein translation is MSLTFAIVVFPGSNCDHDSYHAAKDVLGQDAVCIWHKETSLAGADVVILPGGFAHGDYLRTGAIARFSPIMPAVVDFAGRGGPVLGICNGFQVLLESGLLPGAMLRNRDLRFHCEQVGIRVERTDTPFTARARERQVLRMPVAHGEGNYFAPPELLRQLEDSGRVVFRYCDERGEAVDAANINGSAHNIAGICNEGRNVVGLMPHPERACEASLGSADGLLLFESVVSALVQEGAVPTR
- the purS gene encoding phosphoribosylformylglycinamidine synthase subunit PurS, which translates into the protein MKARVYVTLKPSVFDPQGQTIADALHSLGYTTVGDVRQGKFFELDLNAASADQAKSLAAEVADKLLANPVIESYRVEIL
- the purB gene encoding adenylosuccinate lyase gives rise to the protein MIARYTNPEMGAIWSDRRRYETWLEVELAAADATAEAGLIPAEAAAALRAGAARATIDIARIDEIERVTQHDVIAFTTAMAEQIGPAARWLHFGLTSSDVLDTAQAIQMREACTLLIKNLGGLMTAVRARAEEHRRTPMIGRTHGVHAEPMTFGLKLALWYDALQRDLDRLLRARETVSVGKMSGAVGTFAHLDPAIEARACARLGLQAAPVSSQVIQRDRHAELLSAMAILGATLETCALEIRGLQKTEIGEVEEPFGKGQKGSSAMPHKRNPIGCEQIVGLARLLRANAMAAMENIALWHERDISHSSVERVILPDSFIALDHMLRRFTRIVGGMVVYPERMLENLQRSRGVVFSGTLLLELARRGLSREQAYEWVQRNAMRAFHEQRDFKSLLLADADVTRTLTPADIDKAFDLHDQLRNVDAIIDRVFAGAAVTT